The DNA sequence TAATGAATTagataaaaagaaatatggAAATGTTCAAAAAACtgataagaaaatatttagttttatagaaaataaattagatattttaaataattcaaaatCTAATAAAAGATGGAAGAGTTATGGAACTCCAgataatatagataaaaatatgtctttaataaataa is a window from the Plasmodium reichenowi strain SY57 chromosome Unknown, whole genome shotgun sequence genome containing:
- a CDS encoding erythrocyte binding antigen-175, producing NELDKKKYGNVQKTDKKIFSFIENKLDILNNSKSNKRWKSYGTPDNIDKNMSLINKYNNKETFNNNYQSFLSTSSLIKQNRYVPINAVRVSRILSFLDS